From a single Sinorhizobium sp. RAC02 genomic region:
- the gloA gene encoding lactoylglutathione lyase — MRYLHTMVRVKDVDQSLHFYCTLFGLVEVRRYENEKGRFTLIFLAAPEDADAARVNAAPCLELTYNWDTEDYAGGRNFGHLAYEVDDIYAICQKLMDNGVTINRPPRDGHMAFVRSPDGISIEILQKGDNLAPAEPWASMGNTGAW; from the coding sequence ATGCGTTATCTCCATACGATGGTCCGCGTGAAAGACGTCGATCAGTCCCTGCATTTCTACTGCACCCTGTTCGGTCTCGTGGAAGTGCGCCGCTATGAGAATGAAAAGGGCCGGTTCACCCTGATCTTCCTGGCCGCGCCCGAGGATGCCGATGCGGCGCGGGTAAACGCCGCCCCCTGCCTCGAACTCACCTACAACTGGGACACCGAGGACTATGCGGGCGGACGCAATTTCGGCCACCTCGCCTACGAGGTCGACGATATCTATGCGATCTGCCAGAAGCTGATGGACAACGGCGTCACGATCAACCGCCCGCCCCGCGACGGCCACATGGCCTTCGTGCGCTCGCCGGACGGCATTTCCATCGAAATCCTGCAGAAGGGCGACAATCTGGCCCCCGCCGAGCCTTGGGCCTCGATGGGCAATACCGGCGCCTGGTAA
- a CDS encoding YcbK family protein produces the protein MQDLQGKWSGLKALRYGLLLAVSVATLSGCVSAASTDMRADNKAAQESEDSVAEGSTEETTTPVVTAGAAGGAAQDASVTADAGTTGQQTTGEAGSDMAGLVMQPTSLNAGKVSIYSNGNQATPTSNAYATQTSGTSGAVNSLYANSGAAQTADQSGRLPVEDMPTVDSTTQQPVATLGDEKAEVVLPETVPIPKTARTALVAEAASGNAADLALVAPADDAAVATLPETETQTKDQPRKTVTLASLFANKREAKEQFDGERFAVQPRRVISRDSANATQKASLGTLPGVTTAHALFSTDHSESEEVEDDAPQFKEVASLAGLARLAPNGLWLQTEKVQTGCFKPELLQVLKTIEKHYDKPIIVTSGLRDLKRNRAKQSLHTRCEAADIQIAGVSKWELAEYLRTMPGRGGVGTYCHTESVHIDIGTERDWNWRCRRRK, from the coding sequence TTGCAAGATTTGCAGGGAAAGTGGTCAGGCCTGAAGGCGCTGCGGTATGGATTGCTGCTGGCCGTTTCGGTTGCCACGCTTTCGGGCTGCGTTTCCGCGGCTTCCACGGATATGCGCGCCGATAACAAGGCCGCGCAGGAAAGCGAAGATTCCGTCGCCGAAGGCAGCACGGAAGAGACCACCACGCCGGTCGTTACCGCTGGTGCGGCTGGCGGGGCGGCGCAGGATGCATCCGTCACGGCCGATGCCGGAACGACAGGGCAGCAGACAACGGGCGAAGCCGGCAGCGACATGGCGGGCCTCGTCATGCAGCCGACGTCGCTGAACGCCGGCAAGGTCAGCATCTATTCCAATGGCAACCAGGCGACCCCCACAAGCAACGCCTATGCGACGCAAACGTCCGGCACGAGTGGCGCCGTCAATAGCCTCTATGCCAATTCGGGTGCGGCGCAGACTGCCGATCAATCCGGGCGATTGCCGGTAGAAGACATGCCGACGGTCGATTCGACGACACAGCAGCCGGTCGCCACCCTCGGTGATGAAAAGGCCGAAGTCGTGCTGCCGGAAACCGTGCCGATCCCGAAGACGGCGCGCACGGCGCTCGTCGCGGAAGCTGCGAGCGGCAATGCGGCAGACCTCGCGCTTGTAGCCCCGGCGGACGATGCCGCTGTCGCCACCCTGCCGGAAACGGAGACGCAGACCAAGGACCAGCCGCGCAAGACCGTGACGCTTGCCTCCCTGTTTGCCAACAAGCGTGAAGCCAAGGAGCAGTTCGACGGCGAACGTTTTGCCGTGCAGCCGCGCCGCGTGATCAGCCGCGACAGCGCGAACGCCACGCAGAAGGCCTCGCTTGGCACGCTTCCGGGCGTTACCACCGCCCATGCCCTGTTCTCGACGGATCACTCGGAATCCGAAGAGGTCGAGGATGACGCACCGCAGTTCAAGGAAGTAGCCTCGCTTGCCGGTCTTGCGCGCCTCGCGCCGAATGGCCTGTGGCTGCAGACCGAAAAGGTACAGACCGGCTGTTTCAAGCCGGAACTGCTGCAGGTGCTGAAGACGATTGAAAAGCATTACGACAAGCCGATCATCGTCACCTCCGGCCTGCGCGACCTGAAGCGCAACCGGGCCAAGCAGTCGCTGCACACCCGGTGCGAGGCGGCGGATATCCAGATCGCCGGCGTCAGCAAATGGGAACTCGCGGAATATCTGCGCACCATGCCCGGCCGTGGCGGCGTCGGCACCTATTGCCATACCGAATCCGTGCATATCGACATCGGCACGGAACGCGACTGGAACTGGCGCTGCCGTCGGCGCAAATAG
- the recJ gene encoding single-stranded-DNA-specific exonuclease RecJ, producing MSMLENADPVSRAFLGVERSATGQRWVARLDQAGENRALAMSQSHGLPDLISRVLAGRGVPFDGALEFLDPTLRRLMPEPYSLMDCEAAVERLARAVERGERVAIFGDYDVDGASSSALLYRFLAHFGVQAEIYIPDRIFEGYGPNPNAIAQLIERGAQLIVTVDCGSTSHESLAVARERGIDVVVLDHHQVGEDLPPALALVNPNREDDLSGQGHLSAAGVVFLVLVALQRLLRSRGDTRAAGFDLLSMLDLVALSTVCDVVPLKGLNRAYVVKGLVAARHLGNAGLTALLKQAGIGGPVTPYHLGFLVGPRINAGGRIGDAALGSRLLAIDEPGEAERIAKQLDDLNRERQVMEAAMLAEAEAEAQAEYGTGESAAVILTAREGWHPGVVGLLASRLKDRFRRPAFAIAFDPSGKGTGSGRSISGFDMGRMVRAAVDEGILVKGGGHAMAAGLTVERANLGRLRSFFEERAERTVRDLVAVETLKIDGALSASGATLALADQLEQAGPYGSGHPQPIFALPTHRVRDVRPVGVNHLRIGLEGPDGGRMDAMAFRAAEADLGVFLMKERGQAVHLAGTLSADSWQGSRRMQFRVLDAAKAF from the coding sequence ATGAGCATGTTGGAAAACGCAGATCCCGTCAGCCGGGCCTTTCTCGGCGTCGAGCGCTCGGCGACCGGCCAGCGCTGGGTGGCGCGGCTCGACCAGGCAGGAGAAAACCGCGCGCTGGCGATGAGCCAGAGCCATGGCCTGCCGGATCTGATTTCGCGCGTGCTGGCGGGCCGCGGCGTGCCGTTCGACGGTGCGCTCGAATTCCTCGATCCGACCTTGCGGCGCCTGATGCCGGAACCCTACAGCCTGATGGACTGCGAAGCGGCGGTGGAGCGGCTGGCGCGTGCCGTCGAGCGCGGGGAACGGGTCGCGATCTTCGGCGACTACGATGTCGACGGCGCCTCGTCCTCGGCACTTCTCTATCGTTTCCTCGCACATTTCGGCGTCCAGGCCGAAATCTACATTCCGGACCGGATTTTCGAGGGCTATGGCCCGAACCCCAACGCCATCGCCCAGCTCATCGAGCGCGGCGCCCAGCTCATCGTCACGGTCGATTGCGGCTCGACCAGTCACGAATCGCTTGCCGTGGCGCGCGAGCGCGGCATCGACGTCGTCGTCCTCGACCATCACCAGGTCGGCGAGGACCTGCCGCCGGCGCTAGCGCTGGTCAATCCGAACCGTGAGGACGATCTTTCGGGGCAGGGGCATCTTTCCGCCGCCGGCGTCGTCTTCCTCGTGCTGGTGGCCCTGCAGCGGCTCCTGCGGTCGCGCGGCGATACACGGGCCGCAGGTTTCGATCTGCTCTCCATGCTCGATCTCGTGGCGCTCTCCACGGTCTGCGACGTGGTTCCGCTCAAGGGTCTCAACCGTGCCTATGTGGTGAAGGGACTGGTCGCGGCGCGCCATCTCGGCAATGCCGGGCTGACGGCGCTTCTGAAGCAGGCGGGCATCGGCGGGCCGGTGACGCCCTATCATCTCGGCTTCCTCGTCGGCCCGCGCATCAATGCCGGCGGGCGCATCGGTGACGCGGCGCTCGGCAGCCGTCTCCTGGCGATCGACGAGCCGGGCGAGGCCGAGCGCATCGCCAAGCAGCTCGACGATCTCAATCGCGAGCGCCAGGTCATGGAGGCCGCGATGCTGGCCGAGGCCGAGGCCGAAGCGCAGGCGGAATACGGCACGGGCGAAAGCGCCGCGGTGATTCTCACTGCCCGTGAAGGCTGGCATCCGGGCGTCGTCGGCCTGCTCGCCTCGCGCCTCAAGGATCGTTTCCGCCGCCCCGCCTTTGCCATCGCCTTCGACCCCTCCGGCAAGGGCACCGGCTCCGGTCGCTCGATCAGCGGCTTCGACATGGGCCGCATGGTGCGCGCCGCCGTCGACGAAGGCATTTTGGTGAAAGGCGGTGGCCACGCGATGGCCGCCGGCCTGACGGTGGAACGGGCCAATCTCGGCCGGCTGCGCAGCTTCTTCGAAGAACGCGCAGAGCGAACCGTGCGCGACCTTGTGGCCGTGGAGACGCTGAAGATCGATGGCGCGCTCAGCGCCAGCGGCGCGACTCTTGCCCTTGCCGATCAGCTCGAACAGGCCGGCCCCTATGGCTCCGGCCACCCGCAGCCGATTTTCGCGCTGCCGACGCACCGTGTCCGCGATGTGCGACCGGTCGGCGTCAATCACCTGCGCATCGGCCTGGAAGGCCCGGACGGCGGCCGCATGGATGCCATGGCTTTCCGCGCTGCCGAAGCCGATCTCGGCGTCTTCCTGATGAAGGAGCGCGGCCAGGCGGTGCATCTTGCAGGAACGCTTTCCGCCGACAGCTGGCAGGGCAGCCGGCGCATGCAGTTCCGCGTGCTCGACGCTGCAAAGGCGTTCTGA
- a CDS encoding homoserine dehydrogenase encodes MADALKIGIAGLGTVGASLAKILVERRDMLTTTCGRPIEIVAITARAKGRDRGVDLSSAEWFDDAVALARDAKIDVFVELMGGAGDPAYSAVKAALSRGVHVVTANKALLAAHGVELAVIAEKHGCILNYEAAVAGGIPVIKALRESLTGNTISRVYGIMNGTCNYILTKMEKEGLSFEACLKEAQRLGYAEADPAFDIEGNDTAHKLSILTTLAFGTKISADDIYLEGITNISIDDIRAAADLGYRIKLLGVAQRTDTGVEQRVHPTMVPLDSVIAQVDGVTNAVAIESDILGELLMVGPGAGGNATASAVLGDIADIAKSRPGAQTVPVLGRPAASLAPYKRAQIRKHHGGYFIRLSVEDRTGVFASIAKHMAENGISLESIVQRAQASAETTDPKTIILVTHATMEDSVRKAVASIKSEGYLVGEPQVIRIERPKTA; translated from the coding sequence ATGGCAGATGCCCTGAAGATCGGCATTGCGGGCTTGGGTACCGTCGGTGCCTCGCTCGCGAAGATTCTCGTCGAACGCAGGGACATGCTTACGACAACGTGCGGCCGGCCAATCGAGATTGTTGCCATTACCGCACGCGCCAAGGGCCGCGACCGCGGCGTCGACCTATCGTCGGCTGAATGGTTCGATGATGCGGTTGCGCTGGCGCGTGACGCCAAGATCGACGTCTTCGTCGAACTGATGGGCGGGGCGGGCGATCCGGCCTATTCCGCGGTCAAGGCGGCATTGTCGCGCGGCGTGCATGTCGTGACCGCCAACAAGGCGCTGCTGGCCGCCCACGGCGTCGAGCTTGCCGTCATTGCGGAAAAGCACGGCTGCATTCTGAATTACGAAGCGGCCGTCGCGGGCGGCATCCCGGTCATCAAGGCGCTGCGTGAATCGCTCACCGGCAACACGATTTCCCGCGTCTACGGCATCATGAACGGCACCTGCAACTACATCCTGACCAAGATGGAGAAGGAGGGCCTGTCCTTCGAGGCGTGCCTGAAGGAAGCGCAGCGCCTCGGTTATGCCGAAGCGGATCCCGCCTTCGACATCGAGGGCAACGACACGGCGCACAAGCTGTCGATCCTGACGACGCTCGCCTTCGGCACGAAGATCTCGGCCGACGACATCTATCTCGAAGGCATCACCAACATCTCGATCGATGATATCCGCGCCGCCGCCGATCTCGGCTACCGCATCAAGCTGCTCGGCGTGGCGCAGAGGACCGATACCGGCGTCGAACAGCGCGTGCACCCGACCATGGTGCCGCTCGATTCCGTCATCGCGCAGGTCGACGGCGTGACCAATGCGGTCGCGATCGAATCGGACATTCTCGGCGAGTTGCTGATGGTCGGCCCGGGTGCGGGCGGCAACGCCACGGCCTCGGCGGTGCTCGGCGACATTGCCGATATCGCCAAGAGCCGCCCCGGTGCGCAGACCGTGCCGGTTCTCGGCCGGCCGGCGGCGTCGCTGGCACCCTACAAGCGTGCGCAGATCCGCAAGCATCACGGTGGTTATTTCATCCGCCTGTCGGTCGAGGACCGCACCGGCGTCTTCGCCAGCATCGCCAAGCATATGGCGGAAAACGGTATCTCGCTCGAATCGATCGTGCAGCGCGCGCAGGCAAGCGCTGAAACGACCGATCCGAAGACGATCATCCTCGTCACCCACGCGACGATGGAGGATTCCGTCCGCAAGGCCGTCGCTTCGATCAAGAGTGAGGGCTATCTCGTCGGCGAGCCGCAGGTGATCCGCATCGAGCGCCCGAAGACGGCCTGA
- a CDS encoding LL-diaminopimelate aminotransferase, whose product MEEFHKVRRLPPYVFEQVNRLKASARAGGADIIDLGMGNPDLPTPKAIVDKLCEVVQDPRTHRYSSSKGIPGLRRAQAAYYARRFGVKLNPETQVVATLGSKEGFANMAQAITAPGDVILCPNPTYPIHAFGFLMAGGVIRSMSVEPDESFFPPLERAVRHSIPKPLALIINYPSNPTAHVATLDFYKDVIAFAKKHDIIVLSDLAYSEIYFDDTPPPSVLEVPGAIDITVEFTSMSKTFSMPGWRMGFAVGNERLIAALTRVKSYLDYGAFTPIQVAATHALNGDGSDIAEVRNIYKRRRDVMVDTFGKAGFEVPPPAATMFAWAKIPEKFRHLGSLEFSKLLVEKADVAVAPGIGFGEMGDDYVRLALVENEHRIRQAARNIKKFLSTADETMHNVISLNAHR is encoded by the coding sequence ATGGAAGAGTTTCACAAGGTCCGGCGTCTGCCGCCGTATGTTTTCGAACAGGTCAACCGTTTGAAAGCAAGCGCGCGAGCGGGTGGTGCCGATATCATCGACCTTGGCATGGGCAACCCCGATCTGCCGACGCCCAAGGCGATCGTGGACAAGCTGTGCGAAGTGGTCCAGGACCCGCGCACGCACCGCTACTCCTCCTCCAAAGGCATTCCTGGCCTGCGCCGCGCCCAGGCCGCCTATTACGCCCGCCGCTTCGGCGTGAAGCTGAACCCGGAGACCCAGGTCGTCGCGACGCTGGGCTCGAAGGAAGGCTTTGCCAATATGGCGCAGGCGATCACCGCGCCTGGCGACGTGATCCTCTGCCCGAACCCGACCTATCCGATCCACGCCTTCGGCTTCCTGATGGCCGGCGGCGTGATCCGCTCGATGTCGGTCGAGCCGGACGAGAGCTTCTTCCCGCCGCTCGAGCGCGCCGTGCGTCATTCGATCCCCAAGCCGCTCGCGCTGATCATCAACTATCCGTCGAACCCGACGGCGCATGTCGCGACGCTCGATTTCTACAAGGATGTCATCGCGTTTGCGAAGAAGCACGACATCATCGTGTTGTCCGACCTTGCCTATTCGGAAATCTACTTCGACGACACGCCGCCGCCGTCCGTGCTGGAAGTGCCGGGCGCCATCGACATCACCGTCGAATTCACCTCCATGTCGAAGACCTTCTCCATGCCCGGCTGGCGCATGGGCTTTGCCGTCGGCAACGAGCGCCTGATCGCGGCGCTGACGCGCGTGAAGTCCTACCTCGACTACGGCGCCTTCACGCCGATCCAGGTGGCGGCGACCCATGCGCTGAATGGCGACGGCTCCGACATCGCCGAAGTGCGCAACATCTACAAGCGCCGCCGCGACGTGATGGTCGATACCTTCGGCAAGGCCGGATTCGAGGTTCCGCCGCCGGCGGCGACGATGTTCGCCTGGGCGAAAATTCCGGAAAAGTTCCGTCATCTCGGTTCGCTGGAGTTTTCCAAGCTGCTCGTCGAGAAGGCGGATGTCGCCGTCGCACCCGGCATCGGTTTCGGTGAGATGGGGGACGATTACGTCCGTCTCGCGCTGGTCGAGAACGAACACCGCATCCGCCAGGCGGCGCGCAACATCAAGAAGTTCCTCTCCACGGCGGACGAGACGATGCACAACGTCATCTCGCTGAACGCCCATCGTTGA
- a CDS encoding SHOCT domain-containing protein, with protein sequence MAFEIRRVSAALLMAAMPVVFASCASTTETASTVNTGANRSAVYPDITAIVSAETQQMSDEEAASYSARLSSLAARRRSGSISEAEYRRQLAELQALRDGHGQATLSQIEGNN encoded by the coding sequence ATGGCGTTCGAAATCAGGCGCGTGAGCGCCGCCCTTCTCATGGCCGCCATGCCGGTCGTTTTCGCCTCCTGCGCTTCGACGACCGAGACGGCTTCGACGGTCAATACCGGCGCCAATCGCTCTGCCGTTTACCCGGACATTACCGCCATCGTCAGCGCCGAAACGCAGCAGATGAGCGACGAGGAGGCGGCCAGCTACAGTGCACGTCTGTCGTCGCTTGCCGCGCGCCGTCGCTCGGGGTCGATTTCGGAGGCCGAATACCGTCGCCAGCTCGCAGAATTGCAAGCATTGCGGGACGGTCACGGCCAGGCGACGCTTTCGCAGATCGAAGGCAACAATTAA
- the phaC gene encoding class I poly(R)-hydroxyalkanoic acid synthase, whose protein sequence is MADERKANERDAAGNKPGLQAFDPATIEPYIVKDPEALTVNLARTVEQLGKAASAWLAPRESGEKVDTVSEPMVDMVKTLSKVSEYWLADPRRTLEAQTLLLGSYFNIWSRTLNRIGGQEVEPTSDPHSKDKRFADEDWIKNPFFDFLRQAYFVTSDWAEKLVADAEGLDEHTRHKAGFYVKQIASAISPSNFVTTNPQLYRETVASNGANLVRGMKMLAEDIAAGRGDLKLRQTDTSKFAIGENMALTPGKVLAQSDVCQVIQYDATTETVLKRPLLICPPWINKFYILDLNPAKSFIKWAVDQGHTVFVISWVNPDERHATKGWEAYAREGVGFALDTIKQATGEEEVNAIGYCVGGTLLAATLALHGQEGDKRIRSATLFTTQVDFTHAGDLKVFADEEQIDLMERGMKATGYLDGSKMATAFNMLRASELIWPYFVNNYLKGQDPMPFDLLYWNSDSTRMPAANHSFYLRNCYLKNTLTKGEMVLAGKTLSLKDVKIPIYNLATKEDHIAPAKSVFVGSQFFGGKVTYVMAGSGHIAGVVNPPDKMKYQFWTGGPVKGEFEDWVKKADETPGSWWPHWHDWIKSEDDRMVPARKTGGSMNSLEEAPGSYVRVRA, encoded by the coding sequence ATGGCCGATGAACGCAAAGCGAATGAACGCGATGCGGCCGGAAACAAGCCCGGTTTACAGGCGTTCGACCCCGCCACGATCGAGCCTTATATCGTCAAGGACCCCGAGGCGCTGACGGTCAACCTCGCCCGCACGGTCGAGCAGCTCGGCAAGGCCGCCTCCGCCTGGCTCGCCCCCCGCGAAAGCGGCGAGAAGGTCGACACCGTCTCCGAGCCGATGGTCGACATGGTCAAGACGCTCTCCAAGGTTTCGGAATATTGGCTGGCGGATCCGCGCCGCACGCTGGAAGCCCAGACCCTCTTGCTCGGCAGTTATTTCAACATCTGGTCGCGCACCCTCAACCGCATCGGCGGCCAGGAGGTCGAGCCAACATCCGACCCGCACAGCAAGGACAAGCGTTTCGCCGACGAGGACTGGATCAAGAACCCGTTCTTCGATTTCCTGCGGCAGGCCTATTTCGTGACATCCGACTGGGCCGAAAAGCTCGTCGCGGATGCAGAGGGCCTGGACGAGCACACGCGCCACAAGGCCGGCTTCTACGTCAAGCAGATCGCGAGCGCGATTTCCCCCAGCAACTTCGTCACGACCAATCCGCAGCTCTACCGCGAGACGGTCGCCTCGAACGGCGCCAACCTCGTGCGCGGCATGAAGATGCTGGCCGAGGACATCGCCGCCGGCCGCGGTGATCTAAAACTGCGACAGACGGATACCTCCAAATTCGCCATCGGCGAAAACATGGCGCTCACGCCCGGCAAGGTTCTGGCGCAAAGCGATGTCTGCCAGGTGATCCAGTACGACGCGACAACGGAAACGGTGCTGAAGCGCCCTCTCCTCATCTGCCCGCCATGGATCAACAAATTCTACATTCTCGACCTCAACCCGGCGAAATCTTTCATCAAATGGGCCGTCGACCAGGGCCACACGGTCTTCGTCATTTCCTGGGTGAACCCGGACGAACGCCATGCGACCAAGGGCTGGGAAGCCTATGCCCGCGAGGGTGTCGGCTTCGCGCTCGACACGATCAAGCAAGCGACCGGCGAAGAGGAAGTGAATGCGATCGGCTATTGCGTCGGCGGCACGTTGCTGGCGGCCACGCTTGCCCTGCACGGGCAGGAAGGCGACAAGCGCATCCGCTCGGCGACGCTGTTCACCACCCAGGTCGATTTCACCCATGCCGGCGACCTGAAGGTCTTTGCCGACGAGGAACAGATCGACCTCATGGAACGCGGCATGAAGGCGACGGGCTACCTCGACGGTTCCAAGATGGCGACCGCCTTCAACATGCTGCGCGCCTCGGAACTGATCTGGCCCTACTTCGTCAACAACTACCTGAAGGGTCAGGATCCGATGCCCTTCGACCTGCTCTACTGGAATTCAGATTCCACACGAATGCCTGCCGCCAACCATTCGTTTTACCTGAGAAATTGTTATTTGAAGAATACCCTCACCAAGGGCGAAATGGTGCTCGCCGGCAAGACGCTGTCGTTGAAGGACGTCAAGATCCCGATCTACAATCTCGCCACCAAGGAAGACCATATCGCGCCGGCAAAATCAGTCTTCGTCGGCAGCCAGTTCTTCGGCGGCAAGGTGACCTATGTCATGGCGGGATCCGGCCACATTGCCGGCGTCGTCAATCCGCCGGACAAGATGAAGTACCAGTTCTGGACCGGCGGCCCTGTAAAGGGTGAGTTCGAGGACTGGGTGAAGAAGGCGGACGAGACGCCCGGCTCCTGGTGGCCGCACTGGCACGACTGGATCAAGTCCGAGGACGACCGCATGGTGCCGGCGCGCAAGACCGGCGGCAGCATGAATTCCCTTGAGGAAGCGCCCGGCTCCTATGTGCGCGTGCGTGCCTGA
- the sfsA gene encoding DNA/RNA nuclease SfsA, with amino-acid sequence MKFDPPLVSGTLVQRYKRFLFDAILDDGSAITGSCPNTGSMRGLTAPGSRIWMSTSDSPTRKHRHRLELVEADDTVVGVNTGLPNRLAEEAILAGLVADLGTYPVLERERKYGRNSRIDILLSGPDRPAAYVEVKNVHFRRTPDLAEFPDTVTERGAKHLEELGDMAEAGFRAVMLYLIQREDCERFQICADLDPTYATGFRRARARGVEAYAVKCAVTSQQIQPVASIAMDEPGAAAL; translated from the coding sequence ATGAAATTTGATCCGCCGCTCGTCTCCGGCACCCTCGTGCAGCGCTACAAGCGCTTCCTGTTCGACGCCATTCTCGACGATGGTTCGGCGATCACCGGCTCATGCCCCAACACCGGCTCCATGCGCGGCCTGACGGCACCAGGCTCGCGCATCTGGATGTCGACAAGCGACAGCCCGACGCGAAAACACCGCCACCGGCTGGAGCTGGTGGAGGCGGACGACACGGTCGTCGGTGTCAATACCGGCCTGCCGAACCGGCTTGCCGAGGAGGCGATCCTTGCCGGTCTCGTCGCCGATCTCGGTACCTATCCCGTGCTGGAACGGGAACGGAAATACGGCCGCAATTCGCGCATCGACATCCTGCTTTCCGGTCCCGATCGGCCGGCGGCCTATGTCGAGGTCAAGAACGTGCATTTCCGACGCACCCCCGACCTCGCCGAATTTCCCGACACGGTGACGGAGCGCGGCGCCAAGCACCTCGAAGAGCTCGGCGACATGGCCGAGGCCGGCTTTCGCGCCGTCATGCTCTATCTCATCCAGCGCGAGGACTGCGAACGCTTCCAGATCTGCGCCGATCTCGACCCGACCTATGCGACCGGCTTCCGGCGGGCGCGGGCGCGCGGTGTCGAGGCCTATGCGGTCAAATGTGCGGTTACATCCCAGCAAATCCAGCCTGTGGCATCGATCGCCATGGACGAACCCGGTGCGGCTGCTTTATGA
- the map gene encoding type I methionyl aminopeptidase has translation MVTYIDATSAPLKNTGVIRLYDADAFAGMRKACQLTARCLDELYPLVKPGVATDVIDRFVFEFGMDHGALPATLNYRGYTKSSCTSINHVVCHGIPNDKPLREGDVVNIDVTYILDGWHGDSSRMYPVGEIKRAAERLLEVTHECLMRGIAAVRPGARTGAIGEAIQAHAEAERCSVVRDFCGHGVGRLFHDAPNILHYGRANEGPEMREGMIFTIEPMINLGRPHVKVLSDGWTAVTRDRSLSAQYEHTVGVTADGCEIFTLSPGGLDRPGLPA, from the coding sequence ATGGTGACCTATATCGACGCGACCTCCGCGCCGCTGAAGAATACGGGCGTGATCCGCCTTTACGACGCGGACGCCTTTGCCGGCATGCGCAAGGCCTGCCAGCTGACGGCGCGCTGCCTCGATGAGCTCTATCCGCTGGTAAAGCCGGGTGTCGCCACCGATGTCATCGACCGCTTCGTCTTCGAATTCGGCATGGATCACGGCGCACTTCCCGCCACGCTGAACTACCGCGGCTACACGAAATCCAGCTGCACCTCAATCAACCACGTCGTCTGCCACGGCATTCCCAACGACAAGCCGCTGCGCGAAGGTGACGTCGTCAACATCGACGTCACCTATATCCTGGATGGCTGGCACGGCGATTCGAGTCGCATGTATCCGGTCGGCGAGATCAAGCGCGCCGCCGAGCGCCTGCTGGAAGTCACCCACGAATGCCTGATGCGCGGCATCGCCGCCGTCCGGCCGGGTGCGCGCACCGGCGCGATCGGCGAGGCGATCCAGGCCCATGCGGAAGCCGAGCGCTGCTCCGTCGTGCGCGATTTCTGCGGCCACGGCGTCGGCCGGCTCTTCCACGATGCGCCGAACATCCTGCATTACGGGCGCGCCAATGAAGGCCCGGAGATGCGGGAGGGCATGATCTTCACCATCGAGCCGATGATCAACCTCGGCCGCCCGCATGTGAAGGTCCTCTCCGACGGCTGGACCGCGGTGACCCGCGACCGTTCGCTTTCGGCGCAGTACGAGCACACGGTTGGCGTGACGGCCGACGGCTGCGAAATCTTCACCCTGTCGCCCGGCGGTCTCGACCGCCCCGGCCTCCCCGCTTAG
- the radC gene encoding DNA repair protein RadC has protein sequence MTGPRGRKHTTSPASAGDASAPAEDLFHDTDERGHFFEQPARTSTAKAVPIEEKHYHGHRERLRARFSGFGDGALADYEILELLLFRLIPRRDTKPVAKALLDRFGTLSGVFGATPALLQEVKGIGEAVAMDLKLIAAVAQRTLKSEIRNKTVLASWSSVIQYCHAVMAHEPREQFRILFLDKRNTLIADEVQGLGTVDHTPVYPREVVRRALELSSTAIILVHNHPSGDPTPSRADIDMTKTIVETARPLGITVHDHIIIGKDGHASLKGLRLM, from the coding sequence ATGACAGGACCGCGCGGACGAAAGCATACGACATCGCCCGCCAGCGCGGGGGACGCGTCCGCGCCTGCAGAGGATCTGTTCCACGACACCGATGAACGGGGCCATTTCTTCGAACAGCCTGCCCGCACATCAACCGCCAAAGCGGTTCCCATCGAGGAAAAGCACTATCACGGTCACCGCGAGCGGCTCCGGGCGCGTTTCAGCGGCTTTGGCGATGGCGCCCTTGCCGATTATGAAATCCTCGAATTGCTGCTCTTCCGGCTGATCCCGCGCCGCGACACCAAGCCGGTGGCAAAGGCCCTGCTCGACCGTTTCGGCACGCTATCCGGTGTCTTCGGCGCGACGCCCGCCCTCCTGCAGGAGGTGAAGGGCATCGGTGAAGCGGTGGCGATGGATCTGAAGCTGATCGCCGCCGTCGCACAGCGCACGCTGAAGAGCGAGATCCGCAACAAGACGGTGCTCGCCTCCTGGTCCTCGGTCATCCAATATTGCCACGCCGTGATGGCGCACGAGCCGCGCGAACAGTTCCGCATCCTCTTCCTCGACAAGCGCAACACGCTCATCGCCGACGAGGTGCAGGGGCTGGGCACGGTCGACCACACGCCGGTCTATCCGCGAGAAGTGGTGCGCCGGGCGCTGGAACTGTCGTCGACGGCGATCATCCTCGTTCACAATCACCCCTCCGGTGACCCGACCCCGTCGCGGGCCGACATCGACATGACGAAGACGATCGTGGAAACCGCCCGCCCGCTTGGTATCACGGTGCACGACCACATCATCATCGGAAAAGACGGGCATGCCAGTCTCAAGGGATTGAGACTTATGTGA